From Phycisphaerales bacterium, a single genomic window includes:
- a CDS encoding SDR family oxidoreductase: protein MPADNTPHGPTRAQVIVITGASSGVGRATAIAFARRGCTIGLLARGEDGLAGTVRDVEAAGGRAMAVPTDVSDPHAVESAAATIEEAFGPIDVWVNNAMTAVFAPTWDMTADEFKRVTEVSYLGYVYGTLAALKRMLPRDRGVIIQVGAALAYRSIPFVSAYCAAKHAVKGFTESLRVELMHRRSRVRTTLVHLPAMNTPAFRTIRNKMPRRVQPIPPIYQPELAAEAILWSVSHARRELFVGWPTIKAVFGNRIAPRTADRWLATSALDHALYDGPNDPDQPDALFSPVPGDQGAHGDFDHRSRDVSWALWADMNRRWLAPAAFATLGLLAASLIPTFRAAGRARQRPLAANLLPRRPLQAGRRAAFARA, encoded by the coding sequence ATGCCCGCCGACAACACCCCACACGGGCCCACCCGGGCTCAGGTGATCGTCATCACCGGCGCCTCCTCCGGCGTCGGCCGCGCCACCGCCATCGCCTTCGCGCGGCGCGGCTGCACCATTGGCCTCCTCGCCCGCGGCGAGGACGGCCTCGCCGGCACGGTCCGCGATGTGGAAGCCGCCGGTGGAAGGGCCATGGCCGTGCCCACCGACGTCTCCGACCCACACGCCGTCGAGTCCGCCGCCGCCACCATCGAAGAGGCCTTCGGCCCCATCGACGTCTGGGTCAATAACGCCATGACCGCCGTCTTTGCCCCCACCTGGGACATGACCGCCGACGAGTTCAAGCGTGTCACTGAGGTCTCCTACCTCGGCTACGTCTACGGCACCCTCGCCGCCCTCAAACGCATGCTCCCCCGCGACCGCGGCGTCATCATCCAGGTCGGCGCCGCCCTCGCCTACCGCTCGATCCCCTTCGTTTCCGCGTACTGCGCCGCCAAGCATGCCGTGAAGGGCTTCACCGAGTCCCTCCGCGTCGAGCTCATGCACCGGCGCTCGAGGGTCCGCACCACCCTCGTGCACCTGCCGGCGATGAACACCCCCGCCTTCCGGACCATCCGCAACAAGATGCCCAGGCGCGTCCAGCCAATCCCGCCCATCTACCAGCCCGAGCTGGCCGCCGAAGCCATCCTCTGGTCCGTCTCCCACGCCCGACGCGAGCTCTTCGTCGGCTGGCCCACCATCAAGGCCGTCTTCGGCAACCGCATCGCCCCCCGCACCGCCGACCGCTGGCTCGCCACCAGCGCCCTCGACCACGCCCTCTACGACGGCCCCAACGACCCAGACCAGCCCGACGCCCTCTTCTCCCCCGTCCCGGGCGACCAGGGAGCCCACGGCGACTTCGACCACCGCTCCCGCGACGTCAGCTGGGCCCTCTGGGCCGACATGAACCGCCGTTGGCTCGCCCCCGCCGCGTTCGCAACCCTCGGCTTGCTGGCCGCGTCCCTGATCCCCACGTTCAGGGCTGCCGGACGGGCCCGCCAGCGCCCCCTGGCCGCTAACCTCCTCCCCCGCCGCCCCTTGCAGGCCGGCCGCCGCGCCGCCTTCGCCCGCGCCTGA
- a CDS encoding TCR/Tet family MFS transporter has translation MAARRASIWFIMLTVMLDAMGIGLLIPVSPRLIQELGGNLSEADAAAKVGTFGALFAVGAFLFSSFMGVLSDRFGRRPVLLVALLGSGIDYFASAFAPTLAWLYITRFISGASGASVTVASAYLADVTPPEKRGASFGMMMASFGLGFIFGPLIGGVVGDPHHTLPVLDWFGIEMTGNIRYPFYVAGALTMLNCMYGLFVVPESLPRERRAPLRWGRANPIGAFNALLKYPLVTELALSLFFLSLAQFLLHVTWVLYTGYRYGWTERNVGYSLFAVGVATFFVQGVVAGRIIAKVGERRTLMTGVCISVLAYLGYGTVTEGWMIFLIISYACFAGISQPAIQAMITKTVRPDEQGATQGAITALNSVAAIIGPPLGGTIFKYAITNYETPQKWEAGAPYYTSALLAGVGACIAWYAVRHGRHLAHGQNSVVANGGDAGPGGGRA, from the coding sequence TTGGCGGCGAGGCGGGCGAGCATCTGGTTCATCATGCTGACAGTGATGCTCGATGCGATGGGCATCGGGCTGCTGATTCCGGTGTCGCCGCGGCTGATCCAGGAGCTGGGCGGGAACCTGAGCGAGGCGGACGCGGCGGCGAAGGTGGGCACGTTCGGGGCCCTGTTCGCGGTGGGTGCGTTCCTGTTCTCGTCGTTCATGGGCGTGCTGTCGGACCGCTTCGGGCGGCGGCCGGTTCTGCTGGTGGCGCTGCTGGGGTCGGGGATCGACTACTTCGCGTCGGCGTTCGCGCCGACGCTGGCGTGGCTGTACATCACGCGGTTCATCAGCGGGGCGTCGGGGGCGAGCGTGACGGTGGCGAGCGCGTACCTGGCGGATGTGACGCCGCCGGAGAAGCGGGGGGCGTCGTTCGGGATGATGATGGCGTCGTTCGGGCTGGGGTTCATCTTCGGGCCGCTGATCGGGGGCGTGGTGGGGGACCCGCACCACACGCTGCCCGTGCTGGACTGGTTCGGCATCGAGATGACGGGCAACATCCGCTACCCGTTCTACGTGGCGGGTGCGCTGACGATGCTGAACTGCATGTACGGGCTGTTTGTCGTGCCTGAGTCGCTGCCGCGGGAGCGGCGGGCGCCGCTGCGGTGGGGGCGGGCGAACCCGATCGGGGCGTTCAACGCGCTGCTGAAGTACCCGCTGGTCACGGAGCTGGCGCTGTCGCTGTTCTTCCTGAGCCTCGCACAGTTCCTGCTGCACGTGACGTGGGTGCTGTACACGGGGTACCGCTACGGGTGGACGGAGCGGAACGTGGGGTACTCGCTGTTCGCGGTGGGGGTGGCCACGTTCTTCGTGCAGGGCGTGGTGGCGGGCAGGATCATCGCGAAGGTGGGCGAGCGGCGGACGCTGATGACGGGCGTGTGCATCTCGGTGCTGGCGTACCTGGGGTACGGCACGGTGACCGAGGGGTGGATGATCTTCCTGATTATCAGCTACGCGTGCTTCGCGGGGATCTCGCAGCCGGCGATCCAGGCGATGATCACCAAGACGGTGCGGCCGGACGAGCAGGGGGCGACGCAGGGCGCGATCACGGCGCTCAACAGCGTCGCGGCGATCATCGGGCCGCCGCTGGGGGGGACGATCTTCAAGTACGCAATCACGAACTATGAGACGCCGCAGAAGTGGGAGGCGGGTGCGCCGTACTACACGTCGGCACTGCTGGCGGGGGTGGGGGCGTGCATCGCGTGGTACGCCGTGCGGCATGGAAGGCACCTGGCGCACGGGCAGAACAGCGTGGTTGCGAATGGCGGGGATGCAGGCCCGGGGGGCGGGCGGGCGTGA
- a CDS encoding enhanced serine sensitivity protein SseB C-terminal domain-containing protein, with protein sequence MFHPFFKEGILGWPFNDLERALEAGLTDPARMPAFWGLFLQSKVLALAKNEVPESGTGSILAVFTAPEGHAAIIAFTSPQVAQATILEPTPMSEISLPTLLEYLGETSIVLNPSGPYGKEFLAAELRAGRQGVTRTGRDGIHVAPGTQVFFGALAEDPLELIEAVTSVCRADETIHSVFISGVCVPAAGDTAAHPLIGIDAHDFAAAKARISRAMGGWTSRENKPVDFINMREAGTFADHLKKDGKRIYKKRGWLGSLLG encoded by the coding sequence ATGTTCCATCCCTTCTTCAAAGAGGGCATTCTGGGCTGGCCCTTCAACGACCTTGAACGCGCCCTCGAGGCCGGTCTCACGGACCCCGCACGAATGCCGGCGTTCTGGGGACTGTTCCTGCAAAGCAAGGTCCTTGCCCTCGCCAAGAACGAAGTGCCCGAATCTGGGACAGGTTCCATCCTGGCGGTCTTCACCGCCCCGGAGGGCCACGCGGCCATCATCGCTTTCACCTCCCCTCAGGTGGCCCAGGCGACCATCCTCGAACCTACGCCAATGAGCGAGATCAGCCTTCCCACCCTGCTCGAATACCTCGGCGAAACCTCAATCGTTCTGAACCCCAGCGGCCCCTACGGCAAGGAGTTCCTCGCCGCCGAGCTCCGCGCCGGCAGGCAGGGCGTCACCCGCACCGGCCGCGACGGCATTCATGTCGCCCCGGGTACGCAGGTGTTTTTCGGGGCCCTCGCGGAAGACCCGCTCGAGTTGATTGAGGCCGTCACCTCCGTCTGCCGCGCCGATGAGACCATCCACTCGGTTTTTATCAGCGGCGTCTGCGTTCCCGCGGCCGGCGACACGGCCGCGCACCCGCTCATCGGCATCGATGCCCACGACTTCGCCGCGGCCAAGGCTCGCATCTCGCGGGCCATGGGCGGCTGGACTTCCCGCGAGAACAAGCCTGTCGACTTCATCAACATGCGTGAGGCGGGCACCTTCGCCGACCACCTTAAGAAGGACGGGAAGCGGATCTACAAGAAGCGGGGCTGGCTGGGCAGCCTGCTCGGGTGA
- a CDS encoding UPF0175 family protein, whose amino-acid sequence MKVEIPDDILRAAGWSERDVLVELACRLFESEKIELPDAARLAGLDRVAVEGELKKRGIAPYRYTADDLELDLRSLARRQVRQQQRKGA is encoded by the coding sequence ATGAAGGTGGAGATCCCCGATGACATCCTGAGGGCGGCGGGGTGGAGCGAGCGGGATGTGCTCGTGGAGCTTGCGTGCCGACTGTTCGAATCGGAGAAGATCGAGCTACCTGACGCGGCCCGGCTGGCGGGGCTCGATCGTGTGGCCGTGGAGGGCGAGCTCAAGAAGCGGGGGATCGCTCCTTACAGGTACACCGCTGATGACCTGGAGCTCGACCTGCGATCGCTGGCGCGTCGGCAGGTGCGGCAGCAGCAGCGGAAGGGCGCCTGA
- a CDS encoding protein kinase, with protein sequence MSELKTIAHYAVEHELGRGGMGVVYRAVDTKLGRAVAIKSLPAEYAGDVLWRTRFEGEARTLAAINHPNIAGIYGIESDEAGTYLVLELAEGPTLSERVRVSPPGVEEALEITRQIALGLGEAHARGVVHRDLKPANVKVRADGMVKVLDFGIAKAGQQDIAVDPLAATLVQKVSPRSTVPAFLLGTPGYMSPEQARGHVITPASDVWSLGCVLYELLARRAAFGGETLADTIALTILGEPEYAALPRGTPGRVLRLVQTCLKKSAAERAVSMKEAVGLIEDSLRELSGGRVFVASRAGGASDGVMPRELGNVEQPRRALIGRGALVQRVAGALKSRRIVTVAGPSGSGVSSVLHAAAWSVRDITAGGAWWVPVPAGCAPSVATVLIALAMNVRGRGGGVEQELIERIGTRDVLLVIDDAGPDLAPVVEGLLRACPNLRVLCGGSRALHIPGEEVVVVMPMEDAAPGATAAHFLERVAGPEAGAWRERPQETARVCAVLRGSPQAVELAAGLAGTMTPSQFEAQLRQRAAMAGVTDLAAFSAERVLQAVAAWAVDVQQPANLAVLLRASVFAGRWSVRAMRAMSGAAAALARRGEDPHASVADLRLAEQLERLGQAGLVRRVGRSEDPTQPVFELPRAVRREAEARLMSTPGAAGLVRRAHEGYVRALLELGGGELDQTSARRLEPELAELHRFTGVDQAEVARVIQLVLRRRGLAG encoded by the coding sequence GTGAGCGAACTGAAGACCATCGCGCACTACGCGGTCGAGCACGAGCTCGGGCGTGGCGGCATGGGCGTGGTGTACCGCGCGGTAGACACGAAGCTCGGGCGGGCGGTGGCGATCAAGAGCCTGCCGGCTGAGTACGCGGGCGACGTGCTGTGGCGGACGCGGTTCGAGGGTGAGGCCCGCACCCTCGCGGCCATCAACCACCCCAACATCGCGGGCATCTACGGCATCGAGAGCGACGAGGCGGGGACGTACCTCGTGCTGGAGCTGGCAGAGGGGCCGACGCTCAGCGAGCGGGTGCGGGTGAGCCCGCCGGGGGTGGAGGAGGCGCTGGAGATCACGCGCCAGATCGCGCTGGGGTTAGGAGAGGCGCACGCGCGGGGCGTGGTGCACCGGGACCTCAAGCCCGCGAACGTGAAGGTGCGTGCGGACGGCATGGTGAAGGTGCTGGACTTCGGCATCGCCAAGGCGGGGCAGCAGGACATTGCGGTGGACCCGCTCGCGGCGACGCTGGTGCAGAAGGTGAGCCCGCGGAGCACAGTGCCGGCGTTCCTGCTGGGAACCCCGGGGTACATGTCGCCGGAGCAGGCGCGGGGGCACGTGATCACGCCGGCGAGCGACGTGTGGTCGCTGGGGTGCGTGCTGTACGAGTTGCTGGCCCGCCGGGCGGCGTTTGGCGGTGAGACGCTGGCGGACACGATCGCGCTGACGATCTTGGGGGAGCCGGAGTACGCGGCCCTGCCGCGGGGGACGCCGGGGCGGGTGCTGCGGTTGGTGCAGACGTGCCTCAAGAAGAGCGCGGCGGAGCGGGCGGTGTCGATGAAGGAGGCGGTGGGGCTGATCGAGGACTCGCTGCGGGAGTTGTCGGGGGGGCGGGTATTTGTCGCGTCGCGGGCGGGCGGGGCGTCCGACGGAGTGATGCCGAGGGAACTGGGGAATGTGGAGCAGCCGCGGCGGGCGCTGATCGGGCGCGGGGCGCTGGTTCAGCGTGTCGCGGGTGCACTCAAGAGCCGGCGGATCGTCACGGTTGCTGGGCCGAGCGGGAGCGGGGTGAGCAGCGTGCTGCACGCGGCGGCGTGGTCGGTGCGGGACATCACTGCGGGCGGGGCGTGGTGGGTGCCTGTGCCGGCGGGGTGCGCTCCGTCCGTGGCGACGGTATTGATCGCGCTCGCGATGAACGTGCGCGGGCGGGGCGGCGGGGTCGAGCAGGAGCTGATCGAGCGGATTGGCACGCGCGATGTGCTGCTGGTGATCGATGACGCGGGGCCGGACCTTGCACCGGTGGTCGAGGGGCTGCTGCGGGCGTGCCCCAACCTGCGGGTGCTGTGCGGTGGGTCGCGGGCGCTGCACATTCCTGGCGAAGAGGTGGTGGTCGTCATGCCCATGGAGGATGCGGCGCCCGGGGCGACGGCGGCGCACTTCCTGGAGCGCGTGGCGGGCCCTGAGGCGGGCGCGTGGCGTGAGCGCCCGCAGGAGACGGCACGGGTGTGCGCGGTGCTCCGGGGCAGCCCGCAGGCGGTGGAGCTGGCGGCGGGGCTGGCGGGGACGATGACGCCCTCGCAGTTCGAGGCGCAGCTGCGGCAGCGGGCGGCGATGGCCGGTGTGACTGATCTGGCGGCGTTCAGCGCGGAGCGCGTGCTGCAGGCTGTTGCCGCGTGGGCGGTGGATGTGCAGCAGCCGGCGAACCTGGCGGTGCTGCTGCGGGCGTCGGTGTTTGCGGGACGGTGGTCGGTGCGGGCGATGCGGGCGATGAGCGGGGCGGCGGCTGCACTGGCACGGCGGGGGGAGGATCCGCACGCGTCGGTGGCGGACCTGCGCCTTGCAGAGCAGCTGGAGCGGCTCGGGCAGGCTGGGCTCGTGCGGCGGGTGGGGCGGAGTGAGGATCCAACCCAGCCGGTGTTCGAGCTGCCGCGTGCGGTGAGGCGTGAGGCGGAGGCACGGCTCATGAGCACGCCGGGGGCGGCGGGTCTGGTGCGGCGGGCGCACGAGGGGTATGTGAGGGCGCTGCTCGAGCTCGGGGGCGGTGAGCTGGATCAGACCTCTGCACGCCGGCTCGAGCCGGAGCTGGCGGAGCTGCACCGCTTCACAGGCGTGGACCAGGCGGAGGTTGCGCGGGTGATCCAGCTGGTGCTGCGGCGGCGCGGGCTTGCCGGGTGA
- the rplU gene encoding 50S ribosomal protein L21, producing MYAIIDESGSQRKVTQGEVILVDLIDEGKAEAGKTITFGNVLVVGDVGGAAKVGAPFVSGASVTAEVIEPMVKGEKLHIQHFQAKKTWQKKTGHRQRYTKVKVTGIKG from the coding sequence ATGTACGCCATCATCGACGAGTCCGGCAGCCAGCGCAAGGTCACCCAGGGCGAGGTCATCCTCGTGGACCTGATCGATGAGGGCAAGGCCGAGGCCGGCAAGACCATCACCTTCGGCAACGTCCTCGTTGTCGGCGACGTCGGCGGCGCGGCCAAGGTCGGGGCCCCCTTCGTCTCCGGCGCCTCCGTCACCGCCGAGGTGATCGAGCCCATGGTCAAGGGCGAGAAGCTCCACATCCAGCACTTCCAGGCCAAGAAGACATGGCAGAAGAAGACCGGCCATCGCCAGCGCTACACCAAGGTCAAGGTCACCGGCATCAAGGGCTGA
- a CDS encoding tetratricopeptide repeat protein, producing MTRSLHSACALSLALLAGTLTACSTSSTTNPGQLAAQPTKARLFDGLGNHTRKVTTSSPDAQRYFNQGLNWMYSFNHDEAIRSFEEAVRLDPGCAMAYWGIALCHGPHINAPVMTEDSTKAAWSALQKAKDAADNATPVEKALIDALASRYIDPASAKDGKLPLTFDERSTLDKAYAEAMSRVYDEHKDDADVCTLYAESLMDLRPWDLYEVGTAAPRPETPRVLEALELALKINPNHPGACHYYIHAVEASSTPEKASAVADRLRTLVPASGHMVHMPSHIDVRTGKWALAAEQNRKANKVDDEYRKLSPKQGLYRLYMAHDDHFLAYACMMLGRREEALKAAADMVRKIPADFVKDMAPFVDAYTPIGSEVMVRFGMWDEILASPKPPEHLPITVALWHFARAAAHNAKGNTSLAREEQRTFRTHIKTIPQEAMMAQNPAHKVLEIADHTLEGEILFREGKTDDAVASLKKAIAIEDTLRYIEPPDWVQPVRHSLGAVLLAADRPQDAEAVYREDLKIWPENGWALYGLSQSLKAQNKDTAEIDKRFKEAWKHADTKLHASCLCVPTK from the coding sequence ATGACCCGCTCGCTCCACAGCGCGTGCGCCCTCTCCCTCGCCCTCCTCGCCGGCACCCTCACCGCCTGCTCAACCAGCAGCACCACCAACCCCGGCCAGCTCGCGGCCCAGCCCACCAAGGCCCGCCTATTCGACGGCCTCGGCAACCACACCCGCAAGGTCACTACCTCCAGCCCCGACGCCCAGCGCTACTTCAACCAGGGCCTCAACTGGATGTACTCCTTCAACCACGACGAGGCCATCCGCTCCTTCGAAGAGGCCGTCCGCCTCGACCCCGGCTGCGCCATGGCGTACTGGGGCATCGCCCTCTGCCACGGCCCGCACATCAACGCCCCCGTCATGACCGAGGACTCCACCAAGGCCGCGTGGTCCGCCCTCCAGAAGGCCAAGGACGCCGCCGACAACGCCACGCCCGTTGAGAAGGCACTCATCGACGCCCTCGCCTCCCGCTACATCGACCCCGCCTCCGCTAAGGACGGCAAGCTCCCCCTCACCTTCGACGAGCGCAGCACCCTCGACAAGGCCTACGCCGAAGCGATGTCCCGCGTGTACGACGAGCACAAGGACGACGCCGACGTCTGCACGCTCTACGCGGAGAGCCTCATGGACCTCCGCCCCTGGGACCTCTACGAGGTCGGCACCGCCGCGCCGCGCCCCGAGACGCCCCGCGTGCTCGAAGCCCTCGAGCTCGCCCTCAAGATCAACCCCAACCACCCCGGCGCGTGCCACTACTACATCCACGCCGTCGAAGCCTCCAGCACGCCCGAGAAAGCCAGCGCCGTCGCCGACCGCCTCCGCACCCTCGTCCCCGCCAGCGGCCACATGGTCCACATGCCCAGCCACATCGACGTCCGCACCGGCAAGTGGGCCCTCGCCGCCGAGCAGAACCGCAAGGCCAACAAGGTCGATGACGAGTACCGCAAGCTCAGCCCCAAGCAGGGCCTCTACCGCCTCTACATGGCCCACGACGACCACTTCCTCGCCTACGCCTGCATGATGCTCGGCCGGCGCGAAGAGGCCCTCAAGGCCGCGGCCGACATGGTCCGCAAGATCCCCGCCGACTTCGTCAAGGACATGGCCCCCTTCGTCGACGCCTACACGCCCATCGGCAGCGAGGTCATGGTCCGCTTCGGCATGTGGGATGAGATCCTCGCCAGCCCCAAGCCCCCCGAGCACCTCCCGATCACCGTCGCCCTCTGGCACTTCGCCCGCGCCGCGGCCCACAACGCCAAGGGCAACACCTCCCTCGCCCGCGAAGAGCAGCGAACCTTCCGCACCCACATCAAGACCATCCCGCAGGAAGCGATGATGGCCCAGAACCCCGCGCACAAGGTCCTCGAAATCGCCGACCACACGCTTGAGGGCGAAATCCTCTTCCGCGAGGGGAAGACCGACGACGCCGTGGCCAGCCTCAAGAAGGCCATCGCCATCGAGGACACGCTCCGCTACATCGAGCCGCCGGACTGGGTGCAGCCCGTGCGCCACTCCCTCGGCGCCGTCCTCCTCGCCGCCGACCGCCCGCAGGATGCCGAGGCCGTGTACCGCGAAGACCTCAAGATCTGGCCCGAGAACGGCTGGGCCCTCTACGGCCTCTCCCAGTCACTCAAGGCTCAGAACAAGGACACTGCGGAGATCGACAAGCGCTTCAAGGAAGCGTGGAAGCACGCCGACACCAAGCTTCACGCGTCTTGCCTGTGCGTGCCCACAAAGTGA
- the prmC gene encoding peptide chain release factor N(5)-glutamine methyltransferase yields MTPPAQTDLWTTRRLLAWMQETFAKKHLDAPRKQAEMLLEHVIGCKTLELYTNPDRPASPLERDTLRNLVQRALKHEPIQYLVGKERFFGLELLVDKRVLIPRPETQTIVEEVLQHLRANHGQSATKGDGLLLADICTGSGAIAIALLKNLPAARVVATDLSKDALEVARTNATRHGVLDRLDLLEGDLLAPLHDHPTTRGVASLDYLVSNPPYIPDEEWAAVEPNVKDYEPHLALRSSPDGLTHVRRLINDAPRLLKPQGLMLIEVAESRAAQAADLARAHPDLTDVRTLKDLFNKPRVIVAAKK; encoded by the coding sequence GTGACACCACCGGCACAAACTGATCTGTGGACCACGCGCCGCCTCCTCGCGTGGATGCAGGAAACCTTCGCCAAAAAACACCTCGACGCACCCCGCAAGCAGGCCGAGATGCTCCTCGAGCACGTCATCGGTTGCAAAACCCTCGAGCTCTACACCAACCCCGACCGCCCCGCCTCCCCCCTCGAGCGCGACACCCTCCGCAACCTCGTCCAGCGCGCCCTCAAGCACGAACCGATCCAATACCTCGTCGGCAAGGAACGCTTCTTCGGCCTCGAGCTCCTCGTCGACAAGCGCGTCCTCATCCCCCGCCCCGAAACGCAGACCATCGTCGAAGAGGTCCTCCAGCACCTCCGCGCCAACCATGGCCAGTCCGCCACCAAAGGCGACGGCCTCCTCCTCGCCGACATCTGCACCGGCTCCGGCGCCATCGCGATCGCCCTGCTCAAAAACCTCCCCGCCGCCCGCGTGGTCGCCACCGACCTCAGCAAGGACGCGCTCGAAGTGGCCCGCACCAACGCCACCCGCCACGGTGTCCTCGACCGCCTCGACCTCCTCGAAGGCGACCTGCTCGCGCCACTGCACGACCACCCCACCACCCGCGGCGTCGCCTCCCTCGATTACCTCGTCTCCAACCCCCCCTACATCCCCGACGAGGAATGGGCCGCTGTCGAGCCCAATGTGAAGGACTACGAGCCGCACCTCGCGCTCCGCTCCAGCCCCGACGGCCTCACCCACGTGCGCCGCCTGATCAACGACGCCCCGCGCCTGCTCAAACCGCAGGGCCTCATGCTCATCGAGGTCGCCGAATCACGGGCCGCGCAGGCCGCCGACCTCGCCCGCGCCCACCCCGACCTCACCGACGTCCGCACGCTCAAGGACCTCTTCAACAAACCCCGCGTCATTGTCGCGGCGAAGAAGTAG
- a CDS encoding acyl carrier protein: MTQDEVFQKVRTVLMDALAVDEDEVTMDAVLTKDLGAESIDFLDIVFKLEQAFGIKISQGELFPDNVAQDPKYVQNGKVTPEGVAALKARMPHVNFSKFEQDPQLGNVANVFTVEALVKFVQGKLKA; encoded by the coding sequence ATGACGCAAGACGAGGTCTTCCAGAAGGTTCGCACGGTGCTCATGGACGCTCTGGCCGTGGACGAGGACGAGGTCACCATGGACGCCGTCCTCACCAAGGACCTGGGCGCCGAGTCGATCGACTTCCTCGACATCGTCTTCAAGCTTGAGCAGGCCTTCGGCATCAAGATCAGCCAGGGCGAGCTCTTCCCCGACAACGTCGCCCAGGACCCTAAGTACGTCCAGAACGGCAAGGTGACCCCCGAGGGCGTCGCCGCCCTCAAGGCCCGCATGCCCCACGTCAACTTCTCGAAGTTCGAGCAGGACCCGCAGCTCGGCAACGTCGCCAACGTCTTCACCGTCGAGGCCCTCGTCAAGTTCGTGCAGGGCAAGCTGAAGGCGTAA
- a CDS encoding four helix bundle protein codes for MVSRLKPEIVARAEEFSDRMLDVVDALEKKRVYARIIDQMVGCGTSVGANVCEADQAMSANDFCKALGVSVKELGECGYWLRLCVRRKWIPASRLTKLQDEGVQLLKIFGTMIKRTRAKNRKR; via the coding sequence ATGGTGAGCCGTCTGAAGCCCGAGATCGTCGCACGCGCTGAGGAGTTCAGCGACAGGATGCTTGATGTCGTCGACGCCCTCGAGAAGAAGCGCGTCTATGCCCGCATCATCGACCAGATGGTCGGCTGTGGCACTTCGGTTGGGGCGAACGTGTGTGAAGCGGACCAGGCGATGAGCGCCAATGACTTCTGCAAAGCGCTGGGCGTCTCAGTCAAGGAACTCGGCGAGTGCGGCTACTGGCTGCGCCTGTGCGTCCGCCGCAAGTGGATCCCGGCTTCGCGCCTGACCAAGCTCCAGGATGAGGGAGTGCAGTTGCTCAAAATCTTCGGAACGATGATCAAGCGCACGCGCGCGAAGAACCGTAAGCGCTGA
- the nrdR gene encoding transcriptional regulator NrdR codes for MLCPFCNANDDKVIDSRSSDAGKVIRRRRECLTCHRRFTTYERVEQTARLTVVKRDGSRAPFNRDNIMRGVQAACGKRPIPEDVKENLVSDIEEELHRDFDREVESSMIGERVMARLRDIDEVAYIRFASEYYKFRSVDELKQTLELLDGRIKDTKDQGKLF; via the coding sequence GTGCTCTGCCCGTTCTGCAACGCCAACGACGACAAGGTGATCGACAGCCGCAGCAGCGATGCCGGCAAGGTCATCCGTCGCCGGCGCGAGTGCCTCACCTGCCACCGACGCTTCACCACCTACGAACGCGTCGAGCAGACCGCACGCCTCACCGTCGTCAAACGCGACGGCTCCCGCGCCCCCTTCAACCGCGACAACATCATGCGCGGCGTCCAGGCCGCCTGCGGCAAGCGCCCCATCCCCGAGGACGTCAAGGAGAACCTCGTCTCCGACATCGAGGAAGAACTCCACCGCGACTTCGACCGCGAGGTCGAGAGCAGCATGATCGGCGAGCGCGTCATGGCCCGCCTCCGCGACATCGACGAGGTCGCCTACATCCGCTTCGCCAGCGAGTACTACAAGTTCCGCTCCGTCGACGAGCTCAAACAAACCCTCGAGCTCCTCGACGGCCGCATCAAGGACACCAAGGACCAAGGCAAGCTCTTCTGA
- a CDS encoding UPF0175 family protein, producing the protein MTLNVPGDIIARSGHTTMDLLIELACRLFDADKLGKSAAARLCGMERTAFEFELDRRGLPLYHVTDEDWELDCKFRR; encoded by the coding sequence ATGACGCTGAACGTCCCCGGCGACATCATCGCACGATCTGGGCACACCACCATGGACCTATTGATCGAGCTCGCATGTCGCCTGTTCGACGCCGACAAGCTCGGGAAGAGTGCCGCGGCTCGACTCTGCGGGATGGAACGCACCGCCTTCGAATTCGAACTCGATCGTCGCGGCCTTCCTCTTTATCACGTGACGGACGAGGACTGGGAGCTTGACTGCAAGTTCCGCCGATAA
- a CDS encoding DUF3368 domain-containing protein: MSDTSPLRALESLGLLDLLTKLYGQVLIPPAVEAELSKGNAFPKLPWLKVVAPGDRARVEELQARLGPGESEAIALALELGAEVLIDERAGRSAAVQLGLETTGVLGVLLEAKSRGHVGEVRPLIEALIARIQFRISTAVLDQTLRAAGEL; encoded by the coding sequence GTGAGCGACACGTCGCCGCTGCGGGCGCTTGAGTCGTTGGGACTGCTTGACCTGCTCACAAAGCTGTACGGGCAAGTGCTGATACCTCCCGCAGTGGAGGCAGAGCTGTCGAAAGGGAACGCATTCCCGAAACTGCCGTGGCTGAAGGTTGTCGCGCCTGGCGATCGCGCCCGGGTTGAAGAGCTGCAGGCACGCCTGGGGCCTGGCGAATCGGAGGCGATTGCGCTCGCGTTGGAGCTGGGCGCTGAGGTCCTCATTGATGAGCGGGCGGGCCGGAGCGCTGCGGTGCAGCTGGGGCTCGAAACCACTGGCGTTCTCGGAGTTCTCCTTGAGGCGAAGTCGCGCGGGCATGTGGGCGAGGTGCGACCGCTCATTGAGGCGTTGATCGCGCGGATCCAGTTCCGGATTTCAACGGCAGTTCTGGATCAGACGCTTCGAGCGGCAGGGGAGCTCTAG